Proteins co-encoded in one Paracrocinitomix mangrovi genomic window:
- a CDS encoding type IX secretion system membrane protein PorP/SprF — MKNLSVITALFMASFGFGQSRFHMTQYMMHQPFINPSSMGMYDNMNGSVFYKNQWTGFDGAPQLIGFNFNSPVGGLNNRLGFTVINDRIGVNNNTELSAAYAYTLKLSNKANLSFGVSATLRLSQSDYAEVETIITDPEFQANTPTLAMPNFKFGSYFRTKKFYVGFALPNLLKNTIEYDNEFSGSTSFDFSDWHFYLHSGYSWEISDKFDLNSSLLFKHVSGAPFQLDLSTMFVVKKRFGFGLNYRTSNDLAAMLRFRINPMLEMGYSYDYSFSALKNYSSGSHEIMLIFDIYSKENKPENAMPRY; from the coding sequence ATGAAAAATTTAAGCGTAATTACAGCATTGTTCATGGCTTCATTTGGCTTTGGACAAAGTAGATTTCACATGACTCAATACATGATGCATCAACCGTTCATTAACCCTTCTAGCATGGGGATGTATGATAACATGAATGGATCTGTATTCTACAAAAATCAGTGGACAGGATTTGACGGTGCTCCACAATTGATTGGGTTCAATTTCAACTCTCCTGTTGGAGGTTTAAACAATAGATTAGGATTTACAGTAATCAACGATAGAATTGGCGTCAATAACAACACAGAATTATCTGCAGCTTATGCATATACGCTAAAGCTAAGTAACAAGGCAAATCTATCTTTTGGTGTATCGGCTACATTGAGATTATCACAAAGTGATTATGCAGAAGTAGAAACCATCATTACTGATCCTGAATTTCAAGCAAATACACCAACCCTGGCAATGCCTAACTTTAAGTTTGGTTCATATTTCAGAACCAAGAAGTTTTATGTTGGATTTGCCTTGCCAAATCTGTTGAAGAACACCATTGAATATGACAATGAATTCTCGGGCTCTACATCATTTGATTTCTCTGACTGGCATTTTTACTTGCACAGTGGATATTCTTGGGAGATTAGTGACAAGTTTGACCTGAACTCATCTTTGTTATTCAAACATGTATCAGGTGCTCCTTTCCAACTGGATTTAAGCACTATGTTCGTTGTGAAAAAACGATTTGGATTTGGATTAAACTATCGAACTTCAAATGACCTGGCTGCAATGTTGAGATTCAGAATTAATCCAATGTTAGAAATGGGATATTCATATGATTACAGTTTTAGCGCTTTGAAAAACTATTCAAGCGGAAGTCATGAAATCATGTTGATATTTGACATTTACAGTAAGGAAAATAAACCTGAAAATGCAATGCCTAGATATTAA